Genomic DNA from Falsibacillus albus:
TTCCCTGATTGGATTTGCCACCCTGTACTATACGTTCAGCACGACCCGCGTGAAAAAGATGGCTATCCTCAATGATTTATTTGTTTCTGCAAAACATAGAGGATGCGGCGCCGGCGAAGCATTATTCCGACAATCCAGGCATCGTGCACATGAAGCTGACTGTGCCTCGATGACTTGGCAAACGGCGCTCGATAACAAAAGGGCTCAGTCGCTATACGAAAAAATGGGCGGACAAAACGTGAACGATTGCTGGATTCATTATGAAATCGATCTTTAGGAAAGGGGAATGGAACGACATGAAGAATGAACGCATTGTGTTGGAGGGCCAGTATGTCGAACTGCTGCCGATGGAATATGAATATTTGGAGAATTTGGTTCAAGCGGGATTGGATGAACAAATATGGACGTATATGCCGACAAAGGCAGCAAACAAAGATAAAATGAAGATGCTTGTGACGCAAGCTATGAGCAACAGGGAAACCGGGGTGGAATACCCTTTTGTAATCAAAAGCAAGGAACATGACCGGATTATCGGCAGTACAAGATTTCTGGACATCTCGCTTCCGAACAAAAATCTCGAGATAGGCTGGACGTGGCTCAATCCGTCTGTGTGGCGGTCAGCGGTCAATACGGAATGTAAATTATTGTTGATGGAGTACTGCTTTGAAACACTCGGCCTTAATCGCGTCATGCTAAAAACTGACTCAAGGAACAACCGCTCTAGGACGGCAATTTTAAGACTCGGCGCCAAGGAAGAAGGAACGATGAGGATGCACCGCGTATTGGAGGATGGCTACATCCGCGACACGGTCATGTTCAGCGTGATCAAACCGGAATGGCCGGGAGTGAAGGAAAGATTGATCCATTACTTGAAGAAGGCATAAAAATAAGGAGTCTGTCGGTCGGCTTTTGTCCGCCGACTAAGACTCCTTTTTACTTAGACTTATTTATCATCATATTGGACGGGATCGGGCTGCTTCCCCTTTTCTTTCACTTCTTCATTCGTACGGTGCTTTTCCATCTGCCTTCCCAACTGCTTGACTTCCTTCATACTGCTTGCCATTGATCCATTTTTTTCTTCGGGTTTTTTTGAATTTTTCTTTTCATTATTCATTTGCCCCACCTCTTGATTGAAAGGATACCCTTTTTGGGAGAGAATAAAACATAAATAAACTTGGGGGAAGATGGGACATGATCAAACGTTTGGATATAAAAAATCAAAAGACAGCAGAACAAATTCGAGAACTGCAGCAGGCTGCCTATCAAGTGGAAGCAAGGCTGATCGACTTTTCCGATTTGCCTCCCTTGGTGGAAACCGTGAATGACATCATGGCGCTCGATGAAATATTCTTCGGATTCATCGTGGATGGCAAATGGATCGCGGGAGCTCTCTCCTTTGAATTGGAAGAGGACGAATCGGCGACCATCTGCCGGATGATGGTCCACCCGGATGCCCATAGGAAAGGAATTGCGGGAAAACTATTAGAAGAATTTTTTAAAGAAACGTCCTTTTGTACGAAGTGGCAGGTAACCACCGGTGCCGCAAACGAGCCTGCCAAAAGGTTGTACGCAAAGCATGGATTTTATGAAGATCGACAATTTGAAGTCGTCCCAGGTTTGATGATCAGCTCTTTTGTGAAGGAAAATACCAGATAAGGTGCAGATTCTTCGCCGGATGCAACGCAAAAGGTTTTGTCGAATAATTGATATATCGTGATTTTCGCAGATATATGCTTTAATTTCGCTGATAAATTGAGATTTTCGCAGATAATTCCTGGATTTCGCAGATATCCTTTCCGGAAGCCCCGCCTTTCACCAGCAGTCCCTCTGGAAACCATTAAAAAAAGCTTGGATCGGCGCCAGATCCAAGCTTTTTTATTATTTTTACCGTTCAATCCAAAACTTTTCCCTCATCAGAAGCCCATTCTCCCCATAATCCAGCTTTCTTTCTAACGATTCAGCAAGCTTCCGACGTAGCGAAGCAATTCGTTGGCAGATGAAGAGTTGTATCCGTGCTCATCGATCAAGCGGGCAACGACTTCATTGATTTTCTTGAGCTGCTGCTCATCAGGTGTTTTTGTGGAAGTTGTAATTTTGACGACGTCTTTCAAGTCAGCAAACAACTTCTTCTGAATGGCTTCTCTCAGGCGGTCATGCGAGTTGTAGTCAAATCGCTTCCCTTTACGCGCATAGGCAGAGATCCGAATCAAAATTTCTTCGCGGAATGCCTTTTTCGCATTTTCGGAAATGCCAATTTGCTCTTCGATCGACCTCATTAATTTTTCATCCGGATTGATTTCCTCACCAGTCAATTGGTCGCGAAGCTTCGCCTTATTGCAATAAGCTTCCACGTTATCGAGGTAGTTATCCATAAGCGTTTTCGCAGACTCCTCATAAGAGTAGACAAATGCTTTTTGAACTTCCTTCTTGGCGATGTCATCATATTCCTTCCTTGCCAATGAGATGTAATTCAAGTATTTTTCCCTCAGCTCCTGCGTGATCGATGGATGCTGATCCAGTCCCTCCTTCAAGGAGCGGAGGACATCCAAGGCATTGATCGACGAAATTTCCTTGCGAATGATTGTGGACGAAATCCTATTGATGACATACCGCGGGTCGATTCCACTCATTCCTTCGTCCTGGTATTCCTTTTTCAGCTCATCAACATCAGCCGAGTTGAACCCTTCCACACTTTCACCATCATAGAGGCGCATTTTCTTGATCAAATCGATGTCTCCGCGCTTCGGATCTTTCAGGCGGGTCATGATGGAAAACATCGCCGCAACCTTCAGTGTATGCGGTGCAATATGGACATCCGCCACGTCTGATTCATTGATCATTTTTTCATAGATCTTTTCTTCCTGTGATACCTTTAGATTATATGGAACCGGCATGACGATGATCCTGGAATGGAGCGCTTCATTCTTTTTATTCGAAATGAAGGAACGATACTCTGTTTCATTCGTATGGGCAACGATCATTTCATCGGCAGAAATGAGTGCGAATCTGCCTGCTTTGAAATTTCCTTCCTGTGTCAGCGAAAGCAAGTGCCATAAGAATTTCTCATCGCATTTCAGCATTTCCTGGAATTCCATCAAGCCTCGATTGGCTTTATTTAATTCACCATCGAACCGGTAGGCGCGCGGATCTGATTCAGAACCGAATTCAGCAATAGTCGAGAAATCGATGCTTCCCGTCAAATCGGCAATATCCTGCGACTTCGGATCTGATGGACTGAATGTGCCAATCCCCACCCGTTTATCTTCAGAGAAAAAGATTCGTTCCACCAATACATCTTCAATTCGCCCGCTGTACTCCTGCTCAAGCCTCATCATGTTCAACGGGGATAGATTACCTTCCACGCGGATTCCATATTCTTCATAAAATTCATCGCGGAGATGGTGCGGGATCAAATGCAGCGGATCTTCATGCATCGGACATCCTTTTATGGCAAAAACAGAGCCTCTGTCCGATCTTGCGTATGCCTCCAACCCTCTTTTCAACATGGCTACAAGAGTCGACTTCCCTCCACTTACAGGTCCCATTAATAACAAAATACGCTTGCGGACATCCAATCGTTTGGCAGCAGGATGGAAATATTCCTCAACAAGTTTTTCCAATGCTTCTTCAAGTCCGAATAACTGTGAATTAAAAAAATTATACCGTCTCTTTCCATTTACCTCTTCCACACCGGCGTCTTTGATCATATTGTAAACCCTTGAATGTGCCGACTGCGCCACCCATGGCTTCTCTTTAACCATCTCTAAGTAGGCTGCAAATGTTCCTTCCCATTTTAACTTTTCTTCTTCTTCTCGGTAGTACTCCAGCTTTTTTAAAATATCCATAAGGACCTCCCCCTGTCGCTTGTTGAGAGACGATTAATATACTCTATGCTCCTGTCCCGACAAACATGAATAATTAACGGAGGCAGTTTCGAAATGTGGGATGTCCAAACGATTCATAAAAAACATGATTTTTCCAGAAAATAATGAATGAATGCGTTCACACTCCCCCAAAAATGGGCTATAATAAGGAATAGATTGGGCATACTTGGACTATTGAAAAGGAGGCGCTGCATCCATGAACACGTTCATTATCTGCTGCGTGATTGTTGCATTCTTATCCGCGATCTTCACTGCGGGATACAATGATAAGCCAGGTGTACACAAATAGAATAGCGAAATCGGCTGGTTCAGAGGCGAATGGCAGATATACCGCGATTCACACTCAAAGCCGGATTTAGACAAAAGGGACCGAGAGAATATACTCTCGATCCCTTTTGTCATTTTTGACTTTTTTTCATTTTAATAATTTTCTTAAGTTATTTTAAGTCGAATCCTTTCCCCTGTACGAAATCTTTCATATACATCCTTCTTTTCGCAGAGAGCATTTTGGCCATTTGACCGGTCCAAGTATCAGTTCTCAGGCCCCCGGTACGCTTGTGGTAGTATTTGGAGATGACCTCATCATAGTCGGTCATTTGCTTCATATATTTTTCTTCATCTTGCTCATATGTGTTTTCATGATAAATATGCTCAAGCGGCAATCTCGGCTTCACATCGGTATCCTGATCAGGATACCCGATTGCCATGCCAAACAGTGGAATGACCCTTGATGGCGTGTTCAGTAATTCCTGGACTCCATTCAAGTCGTTGCGGATGCCGCCGATATAGCATATCCCCAATCCCATCGACTCCGCTGCGACCGCTGCATTTTGGGCAGCCAAGGCAGCGTCGATAAGTGATACCATGAATTTCTCGGTGCTCTCAATGGAATCTGCGATATCCGCCTGATGTTTTTCCGCAAGCAGCTCGTGGCGATGAAGATCTGCGCAAAACACAAGAAAATGGCCGTTATGTACTACATAAGATTGGTTCCCCGCAAGCTCGGCCAGTTTTTCTTTTTTCACTGGATCGGTCACACCGATGATTGTATATGCCTGGATATAACTTGAAGTCGATGCTGCTTGGGCGCTTTTGATGATCGTCTCCACCTGTTCCCTCGTCAATGGTTGATCCTTGAATTTCCTAACTGAATGATGGGCCAGGAGCGTTTCAATTGTTGTATTCATTATGTATCGATCCTTCCATGTCTTTTTTCGAATAGTGTACCACCAAACTTTGATGTTTAAAAATAAAACGGCCTCCTCGGTTTTTCCGGGAAGGCCGTTCTAAAATTCCTTTATTTCAATGTAGGATAATCCTGCTGGCGAAGCGCCTCATACACAAGGATGGCCGCTGTGTTCGATAGATTGAGCGACCGGACGTTGTCATTCATCGGGATGCGCAGGGCACGATCCTTATTTTCAGCCAATAAGTCTTTCGGAAGGCCTGTCGTTTCTTTACCAAAAATAAAGAAATAATCCTTTTCAAGCTGACTGTAGTCAAACGTAGTATGTGGCTTTGAGCCGAATTTCGTCAAGTAGAAGAATTCGCCGCCTTCATTTGCCTTAAAGAAGTCTTCCAAGGAATCATGGTAGACGATATTCACGAATTGCCAATAATCCAAGCCCGCACGCTTAAGCATTTTATCATCCGTTGAAAAACCAAGCGGACGGATCAAATGGAGCGTTGTATCGGTAGCCGCACATGTACGTGCGATATTACCTGTATTTGCAGGAATTTCTGGTTGATATAGTACAACATGTATACCCATTTGTCTTTCACCTCATCAATAAACTCTACCTGACATTATACCAATCCAGGACAAGTTTTTCTACTGATCATCCACGATGGTAAAAAATCGGTACTTAATATTCGGAGTGTAAGCACTGGAATCCTCGTAGGCCCAGTATCTCATCCGACTGTTGTACGTATGTGCATTCACAAGGGGCATACCGTCTGCATCCTTCCCGGTGACGATCGTATTATGATCAAAGCGTCCGTCACCCTGAAAGTCATAGCAAATTACGTCCCCAATCTTCAGTTCTTGAGGATCATTCACCTGCCTTGCCCGAAGTCCGCTCCTACTCGAGGAAAGGTACCACTTCAGCGAATTGGCCACTGTCCAGCTGTAGCTCCAATTATTGTTCTGCATCCACCAGCCGCTTCCCCTTCCTGGATAGCCGCGCATCGGTGCCCCTCCGGCATGGAGGCATTGGGAAATGAAATTGGTGCAGTCGACCTCAAATGTTTTAAAGGCAGGATTATAGCTGTTCCACCAACGCTCAGCATACTGCGCCGCTTTCAGACGATCGTATTGATAGGCACTCCGATATTCTACTTCATCCTCCATGCTTGGATAAATATCAGCATTCTGCTGCACAGGAATCGGCTGCTCATCATCCCCAATCAAAACATTTTGATAAAAGGCTGACCGGCGATGCTCCACTTCTTCTTCTATATAAATAAGCCCCCGCTGCTTGAGCAGATATTGCATATGAACGTCATAATATATGAAGGTATTTTCCCCTTCCTCTTCCATCAGCCTGATCCTGCCGGTTGCAGACGTCTTGATGATTTCCGCCTGCCGTCTCTCCAATGATTCCTTTTTTCTCTCCACCTTTGGACAGGAGGATTCATTCAATTCCTTTATGCTTTGGTTGACCCGGTCCTGCAGCAGCCTTTGTATTTGATCTTTCATCACGATCGCCCTCCTTCATTAATACATATGATGGAAGGCGTGGTTGCAAAACTAAAAAAACCGATCGCATATCACGATCGGCCCTCTGTAAAAAAGGATAATCCTTTTTCGATTTCCTCGATGACTTCTTGATCTTCTTCCTTATTCCGAGCCTTCTTCAGCGCTTCAATCGCATCCTCGCCGCCGATCCTTCCCAATGCCCAAGCAGCCGTCCCTCGTATGACAGGACGGACATCCCTTTCCATCACCGAGATGATATCAGGAATGGCGGTTTCATCTTTAAAATGAGCCAAAGCAAGCAGCGCATTTCGCTGAATCGGCTTTTTCCCTCTCCACGATCCGGATACATGGCCGTAATTCTGTTTGAACTCCTTGTTGCTGATTGAAAGAAGCGGCTTAAGCAGAGGCTTGGCAATTTCGGGATCCGGCTCCATCCGCTCATGAAGATGAAAGTCCTTCCCTTTATTCTCGGGACAAACCGTTTGGCACGTGTCACAGCCATATAGACGGTTGCCGATTTTCGTCCGGAACTGATCCGGCAGGAATCCTTTTGTCTGGGTCAAAAAGGCAATACAGCGCTGGGCATCCAGCTGCCCGCCTTCCACCAATGCCCCTGTAGGACATACATCGACGCACTTGTTGCACGTCCCGCATTGATCCTCCATCGGCTTGTCCGGTTCAAATGGAAGGTTGGTGATCATTTCCCCTAAGTAGACATACGATCCGAATTCAGGTGTAATGATCGCACAATTTTTTCCGCTCCAGCCGATGCCTGCCCGTTCGGCGACAGCACGGTCGACCAATTCGCCCGTATCGACCATCGACTTGAACATGGCCTCTGGAACCTTCTCTTTTATATAATCCTCTAATAAAGAAAGCTTTTCTTTTAAAAGATCATGATAGTCCGTCCCCCAAGAAGCCCGGCAAAAAATCCCGCGCCGCTCCCCTTTCTTGCTTTGAGGGGCATCCTTCATTTTCGACGGATAGGCAAGGGCAATGGAAATGATCGATCGCGGTTCATCAAAAATCAAGGAAGGATCCACCCTTTTTTCGATATCCTTTTCCTCGAAACCCGATTGATAGCCGAGCGATTCCTGGCGCACCAACCGATTTTTCATTTCATCAAATGTGGACGCAGTCGTAAAACCTATCTTATCAATGCCGATCCTTCGGCTGTATTGAATGATCTCTTCTTTCAGTTTTTTGAAATCCATGGATGGACCCCTCCTTTCTTCACTATTAATTGAACATTTATATATAAAAAATGATTTCCGACTGTTCTCTATGATAAACTATTTTTATCAAATTTTGGAGGTGGAATGGTTGGAAATCAAACTAGATTCATCCTTGTGCGCTGCGATACCCGGATTTAAAGCTGGCATCATTCATTATAAAGGGATTGAAGTCGGCGACTCCCCGCAGATGCTCCGGGGCAGGCTCCAGCTATTTCAAGAGTCGATTTACTTTGACCTGGAGGATCAGTCCGTCACTGAACGCCCCGGCATCCAAGAATGGCGGCAAATCTTCAAAGCAGTCGGCAAAGACCCGAACCGCTACCGCCATGCAGCAGAGGCGCTGTTCAGAAGGATCAAAAAGCAGAACTACCTGCAGCCGATCAACTCGGCAATCGATTTGAACAATTTTTTCTCCCTGCAGTATGAAGTCCCGATTGGCCTCTATGATCTGGACAAACTATCCGGCGACATCGTAATTCGCATCGGCGCATCGGGAGAGGAATATGAAGGATTGAATGGCAGAAGCAACTCCTTGGAAAATTTGATCATTTCAGCTGATGACAATGGCGGGTTCGGAAGCCCATTTGTCGACTCGACCAAAGCAAACGTGATCCCAGGCACAACTAGCGCCCTGCAAATCATTTATTTGCGGCCTTCACTGCCATTGGATGAATGCAATGCACTGACAGAATCACTCATGAACATGTTCACCCAGATCAACGGCGGGGAAGCAAATTTTCAAGTCCTAGGCTGCTAGCAGTCCAGGGCTTGCCCGCCAAAACAAATAAAACGCAATGCTTCGTTTTGGGTTCAAACGAAACACTGCGTTAGTTCACATATGTATGGAGCGGGTGAAGGGAATCGAACCCTCATCATCAGCTTGGAAGGCTGAGGTTTTACCACTAAACTACACCCGCATTTAACGTTTCTTTAACACGTTTTTTATTATAGTAATATTCTTTACAAAATGCAACCCATATTTCGAAAAAAGTCGACGGAATCCGACATTTCCTTTCATGATGACGGATTCCTACCTGAAGCATCATTATTTTTCAAAATTATTTTCAATGAACTGCTGCTCCTGCTCTTTGGACAAAATCCCGTAAGCTCTCCCTATATTTCCATGCTGGAGAAGCCAAACCTTATTGTGATCCTCATCCACTGTTGAAAAATCCCCTGCGCTCCATTTGTTAAGAATAGACAGCAAGAGATCCCTATGCTTGAAATCACTCTTTTCAACTACTTCCTTCACTTGCTGGATATGCTCATCCGTCATCTCGACCGCACCCCATTTATCACTTGCCTTGATCTTCTGATGCGTCATCTGATTCATGATATCCAGGACCTCACCCTCTTTGGACCGTGAATCCAAATCGACCTCATCCTTTACACCTTCAACCCGGTTCGTCTGTGCCCCCGCCTCATCCCGCGTATCAACTTGAGGCTCGGTACTGCCGCGGATCACCAAATAATAACCCAAAAATGCTCCAACCCCCAAGAGGATCATCAATCCAATCAGCACAAACTTACGCTTCATTAAATCCCCATCCCCCATTTTCTATGTATTTCTACTATCATATCAAAACCAGAAGATAATTCCATTAATTTCTAACAAAAAAAGGCCGTCTATTAAAAGACGAACCAGACATACATTTTATGATTTATTTAATTAAATGAGGACCTCCGCGACGACTCGAAAATGCATGAGCTTCAACGGACTTTCACGAAAAACTTGCAGGAAATCGCGTGATTAGACCTTCCCTTCAATCGAGTAAATTAAGCCTTTTCTGCTCTCTTCCACTCCAGTCCGTGGCTGACACACCCAAAGCTTATGATCAAGATGAACACATAACAAACATTATTGAGCCAATTAGGCATAATGAAAAACTCCCCTTTATGACAATTGATTTCCAGCTTATTTTACTATTAAAGGAAGCGAAGGGAATGGAGGAGATGTTACGGTGGTGTGAACGATTTATGTATTTTACCCTTGTCTATATGGGAAAAATTTCATAAAATTAACGTAAAATGATTGGAGTTGAATTATGATTATAAAACCACGAGTAGAAACGGAAGAACTAATAGTTTTAAGATATTTAAATAACCGCTTGAAATTATCGGCAAATGAATTGAGTTACTACTTAAACCTCGAAAAGGGATTTATAGGTGAAATAAGTTTTGATGAATGGATGAAGGGAGTCAATCAAAATTGGTTAATTCTAAATGATTTACTCCTTGAAAACAATAATTCAATCTTTCAAATTGACTCACTGTTATTCGGTCTGAACAAACTCCTTATATTTGAAATAAAAAATTACGAAGGCGACTTTTACTTAGAAGGAGAGAGATGGTACTCATCCACAAATTTAGAAATAAAAAATCCCTTACATCAACTAAGAAAGAGCGAATCTTTGCTGCGAAGTTTGCTCCAAAAGAATGGTATCAACCTTCCCATCGAATCCTATCTCATTTTCGTCAACCCCGAATTTCACTTATACAATGCCATACAGAATTCACCCATTATCTTTCCACCACAAATCAACCGCTTTATGAAAAAGTTGAATGAAAATACGATACCTACTACAAATAAACAGATAAATATAGCTCAAAAAATCTCTTCACTACATTTAAATTACTCCCCATTTTCTCGTATTCCTCCATATCAATATACTGATCTCCAAAAAGGTGTTTTTTGCAAAACTTGCAGTTCTTTAACTTCCCAACATAATAGAAACCTTTTAATATGTCAGAAATGCGGTGAAAAAGAAACAATCACTTCTGGTATTTTAAGAACAGTAGCTGAATTTAAAACTCTGTTTCCAACAAAACAAT
This window encodes:
- a CDS encoding GNAT family N-acetyltransferase — protein: MVMIRKAAVEDLMPLKELMLQYIVDFYKRPKPDENELNKLILAMQSNPSIGEQFVAIDGDSLIGFATLYYTFSTTRVKKMAILNDLFVSAKHRGCGAGEALFRQSRHRAHEADCASMTWQTALDNKRAQSLYEKMGGQNVNDCWIHYEIDL
- a CDS encoding GNAT family N-acetyltransferase, producing the protein MKNERIVLEGQYVELLPMEYEYLENLVQAGLDEQIWTYMPTKAANKDKMKMLVTQAMSNRETGVEYPFVIKSKEHDRIIGSTRFLDISLPNKNLEIGWTWLNPSVWRSAVNTECKLLLMEYCFETLGLNRVMLKTDSRNNRSRTAILRLGAKEEGTMRMHRVLEDGYIRDTVMFSVIKPEWPGVKERLIHYLKKA
- a CDS encoding GNAT family N-acetyltransferase, encoding MIKRLDIKNQKTAEQIRELQQAAYQVEARLIDFSDLPPLVETVNDIMALDEIFFGFIVDGKWIAGALSFELEEDESATICRMMVHPDAHRKGIAGKLLEEFFKETSFCTKWQVTTGAANEPAKRLYAKHGFYEDRQFEVVPGLMISSFVKENTR
- a CDS encoding PrkA family serine protein kinase, whose translation is MDILKKLEYYREEEEKLKWEGTFAAYLEMVKEKPWVAQSAHSRVYNMIKDAGVEEVNGKRRYNFFNSQLFGLEEALEKLVEEYFHPAAKRLDVRKRILLLMGPVSGGKSTLVAMLKRGLEAYARSDRGSVFAIKGCPMHEDPLHLIPHHLRDEFYEEYGIRVEGNLSPLNMMRLEQEYSGRIEDVLVERIFFSEDKRVGIGTFSPSDPKSQDIADLTGSIDFSTIAEFGSESDPRAYRFDGELNKANRGLMEFQEMLKCDEKFLWHLLSLTQEGNFKAGRFALISADEMIVAHTNETEYRSFISNKKNEALHSRIIVMPVPYNLKVSQEEKIYEKMINESDVADVHIAPHTLKVAAMFSIMTRLKDPKRGDIDLIKKMRLYDGESVEGFNSADVDELKKEYQDEGMSGIDPRYVINRISSTIIRKEISSINALDVLRSLKEGLDQHPSITQELREKYLNYISLARKEYDDIAKKEVQKAFVYSYEESAKTLMDNYLDNVEAYCNKAKLRDQLTGEEINPDEKLMRSIEEQIGISENAKKAFREEILIRISAYARKGKRFDYNSHDRLREAIQKKLFADLKDVVKITTSTKTPDEQQLKKINEVVARLIDEHGYNSSSANELLRYVGSLLNR
- the nfsA gene encoding oxygen-insensitive NADPH nitroreductase produces the protein MNTTIETLLAHHSVRKFKDQPLTREQVETIIKSAQAASTSSYIQAYTIIGVTDPVKKEKLAELAGNQSYVVHNGHFLVFCADLHRHELLAEKHQADIADSIESTEKFMVSLIDAALAAQNAAVAAESMGLGICYIGGIRNDLNGVQELLNTPSRVIPLFGMAIGYPDQDTDVKPRLPLEHIYHENTYEQDEEKYMKQMTDYDEVISKYYHKRTGGLRTDTWTGQMAKMLSAKRRMYMKDFVQGKGFDLK
- the trmL gene encoding tRNA (uridine(34)/cytosine(34)/5-carboxymethylaminomethyluridine(34)-2'-O)-methyltransferase TrmL gives rise to the protein MGIHVVLYQPEIPANTGNIARTCAATDTTLHLIRPLGFSTDDKMLKRAGLDYWQFVNIVYHDSLEDFFKANEGGEFFYLTKFGSKPHTTFDYSQLEKDYFFIFGKETTGLPKDLLAENKDRALRIPMNDNVRSLNLSNTAAILVYEALRQQDYPTLK
- a CDS encoding amidase domain-containing protein, whose translation is MKDQIQRLLQDRVNQSIKELNESSCPKVERKKESLERRQAEIIKTSATGRIRLMEEEGENTFIYYDVHMQYLLKQRGLIYIEEEVEHRRSAFYQNVLIGDDEQPIPVQQNADIYPSMEDEVEYRSAYQYDRLKAAQYAERWWNSYNPAFKTFEVDCTNFISQCLHAGGAPMRGYPGRGSGWWMQNNNWSYSWTVANSLKWYLSSSRSGLRARQVNDPQELKIGDVICYDFQGDGRFDHNTIVTGKDADGMPLVNAHTYNSRMRYWAYEDSSAYTPNIKYRFFTIVDDQ
- the queG gene encoding tRNA epoxyqueuosine(34) reductase QueG, whose translation is MDFKKLKEEIIQYSRRIGIDKIGFTTASTFDEMKNRLVRQESLGYQSGFEEKDIEKRVDPSLIFDEPRSIISIALAYPSKMKDAPQSKKGERRGIFCRASWGTDYHDLLKEKLSLLEDYIKEKVPEAMFKSMVDTGELVDRAVAERAGIGWSGKNCAIITPEFGSYVYLGEMITNLPFEPDKPMEDQCGTCNKCVDVCPTGALVEGGQLDAQRCIAFLTQTKGFLPDQFRTKIGNRLYGCDTCQTVCPENKGKDFHLHERMEPDPEIAKPLLKPLLSISNKEFKQNYGHVSGSWRGKKPIQRNALLALAHFKDETAIPDIISVMERDVRPVIRGTAAWALGRIGGEDAIEALKKARNKEEDQEVIEEIEKGLSFFTEGRS
- a CDS encoding B3/B4 domain-containing protein, producing MEIKLDSSLCAAIPGFKAGIIHYKGIEVGDSPQMLRGRLQLFQESIYFDLEDQSVTERPGIQEWRQIFKAVGKDPNRYRHAAEALFRRIKKQNYLQPINSAIDLNNFFSLQYEVPIGLYDLDKLSGDIVIRIGASGEEYEGLNGRSNSLENLIISADDNGGFGSPFVDSTKANVIPGTTSALQIIYLRPSLPLDECNALTESLMNMFTQINGGEANFQVLGC
- a CDS encoding DUF6241 domain-containing protein, encoding MKRKFVLIGLMILLGVGAFLGYYLVIRGSTEPQVDTRDEAGAQTNRVEGVKDEVDLDSRSKEGEVLDIMNQMTHQKIKASDKWGAVEMTDEHIQQVKEVVEKSDFKHRDLLLSILNKWSAGDFSTVDEDHNKVWLLQHGNIGRAYGILSKEQEQQFIENNFEK
- a CDS encoding nuclease-related domain-containing protein, which encodes MIIKPRVETEELIVLRYLNNRLKLSANELSYYLNLEKGFIGEISFDEWMKGVNQNWLILNDLLLENNNSIFQIDSLLFGLNKLLIFEIKNYEGDFYLEGERWYSSTNLEIKNPLHQLRKSESLLRSLLQKNGINLPIESYLIFVNPEFHLYNAIQNSPIIFPPQINRFMKKLNENTIPTTNKQINIAQKISSLHLNYSPFSRIPPYQYTDLQKGVFCKTCSSLTSQHNRNLLICQKCGEKETITSGILRTVAEFKTLFPTKQLETNIIHEWCKVIKSKKSIRRVLKENFTMVGHSGASHFL